GAGGAGCTGGAGTAAGACCGACGGCCTATTTGAACAGCGTTCTCGTGCTGTTACTAGTTATTTGGTCTTACTCATTATGGGAGAACTGGCACAACTCGTTCCATCAATCACATATGCGATCAATCAAGAGCGAACTAGCGAGGACCGAATGATCACAGCCAAGGGCCAGTTCCTCCAGCTGACATGGACGGCGCTAACCTTCGTCCTTGTTCTTGGTGCACTCTCGATGATCTGGCCCAGCATCATGGCCCTATTTGTCGGTCTATTTCTGCTGCTCCGATCTTGCCACGCCGAACAAAGCGCTGCGGTGCTGTGATCGTCTTTGCCTCGTGATGCACGATTACGAAAGGAGCTGACGATGCTGACTATCTCATCAGATGCGGAATGCAAACTTCGTGAGTTCATCCAGCAAGAACCCGAGGCGATCGGATTACGCATCTATGTCCGCGGTGGGGGCTGTCACGGATACCAATATGGCATGGCGTTTGAGGCCAAGATCGCCGAGGACGACACAGTGATCGAAAGAGGAGACCTCAAGATCATGTTGGATTCGCAAAGCGCTCCGCTCCTGAAAGGATCCGAAGTGAAATATCTGGACAACGTCCAAGGCTCCAGGTTCTCGATCAAGAACCCGCAGACCAAGACGACCTGTGGATGCGGAAGTTCCTTTAGTGCCTAAGAAGTCTTTAAAAGAAGGGAGTGCGTGATGATTCCGACCATCACCCTCCGTGAACTGAAGGACCGGCTCGACAAGGGAGACAAGCCGGTACTTCTCGATATGAAAGAGCCGTGGGAATACGCCCTCGTCAAACTTGATAGTTCACATCTCATCCCACTCGGCACGCTCCCGCAGTCCGCCGCGAGGGTGGATCGAAACACAGAGATTGTGAGGTATTGCCACCGCAGCATATCCGATACAACTCTAGCA
This portion of the Nitrospira sp. genome encodes:
- the erpA gene encoding iron-sulfur cluster insertion protein ErpA — encoded protein: MLTISSDAECKLREFIQQEPEAIGLRIYVRGGGCHGYQYGMAFEAKIAEDDTVIERGDLKIMLDSQSAPLLKGSEVKYLDNVQGSRFSIKNPQTKTTCGCGSSFSA